One part of the Phoenix dactylifera cultivar Barhee BC4 chromosome 4, palm_55x_up_171113_PBpolish2nd_filt_p, whole genome shotgun sequence genome encodes these proteins:
- the LOC103723320 gene encoding condensin-2 complex subunit H2 isoform X2 produces the protein MDDREDLPGTSEAGGARFHVLQPNRDLQSNWEVDLAKNLEEYLLMICSGEIPSDQDHALHSVNFAEAALLLQGSVQVYSRKVEYLYSLVLHALEFLSLKRQYQQENASIHPDGESGAVINEGNEIFLGLDDVPVEAKNCLDGGLDKDDTSKHVPKPPANLLVLEGDCLDTSGDASELESYLLATCDCFSDFLLLDPCDAGAVYDFLKTNAAGKENIALHRGSSIRSKTRHNILTSPTGRFGATAHKSSIGKNQGVNLNPTMENNHAFEINNDNHRSGPHVDTDHPDDDMCHVEKPNLGFSDVMDDSDDNNDDPWKPLNPHEPGNLKVKPFRKIKGFGRQVVHNAKKNTSTSQFPIAKLDGIIGQEFEASFEVKLRLQERLRASRSPPLFEKLRRSLTFGEQETYDNFAVFEDENDDNGGENHPLDFDHSNLDLPNIMYDMDTEAPFRHRKQSDDASTCDHGEGLTQDDLDSHATLEDLCRSHLDALLASIAETEKQTDLAARVSTWKQRIEHTLEDQDTHPPFDIHLYGERIMDKLCLEVDSGGTMPFTDIVMGQTKHDVARTFSALLQLVNNGSVDLQRDPGSNEFVCHTAVNPFHVRLLCDDRRRKEMENRSARKRVKSPLRKKCIKSNSSTSEATSPLKSLHQNGRFSLKLGKGSVIRCTPEGKRRRSSRFIDQLDLQSAG, from the exons ATGGACGATAGAGAGGATCTTCCGGGGACCAGCGAGGCTGGGGGAGCCAGATTCCACGTCCTCCAGCCCAACCGTGACCTGCAATCGAATTGGGAAGTCGATCTTGCCAAGAATCTTGAAGAGTACCTACTGATGATTTGCTCCGGCGAGATACCGTCCGACCAAGACCACGCGCTCCATTCTGTGAACTTTGCAGAAG CTGCGCTGCTGCTCCAAGGTTCAGTTCAGGTGTATAGCCGCAAAGTAGAGTATTTGTATTCACTGGTATTGCATGCGCTGGAGTTTCTTTCACTGAAGAG GCAATATCAACAAGAAAATGCTTCCATTCATCCTGATGGTGAATCTGGTGCAGTTATCAATGAAGGGAATGAGATATTTTTGGGGTTAGATGATGTGCCTG TTGAAGCAAAGAATTGTTTGGATGGTGGGCTTGATAAAGATGACACTTCAAAGCATGTTCCGAAGCCTCCTGCCAATTTGCTTGTACTAGAAGGAGATTGTTTAGATACCAGTGGTGATGCTAGTGAATTAGAATCATATCTG TTAGCAACCTGTGATTGTTTCAGCGATTTTCTTCTGTTGGACCCCTGCGATGCAGGAGCTGTTTATGATTTTTTAAAGACAAATGCTGCTGGTAAAGAAAACATTGCACTTCACAGAGGCAGCTCGATCAGGTCTAAAACTCGCCACAATATTTTAACTTCTCCAACAGGAAGATTTGGGGCAACTGCTCATAAATCAAGTATTGGGAAGAACCAAGGCGTCAATCTAAATCCAACTATGGAGAATAaccatgcatttgaaattaacaATGATAATCATCGGTCCGGACCTCATGTTGACACTGATCATCCCGATGATGATATGTGCCATGTAGAGAAACCAAATTTAGGATTTTCAGATGTTATGGATGATTCTGATGATAATAATGATGATCCATGGAAGCCTCTAAATCCTCATGAACCTGGGAACTTGAAAGTAAAACCATTCAGAAAAA TTAAGGGTTTTGGAAGGCAGGTGGTTCATAATGCCAAGAAAAACACTTCAACTTCTCAGTTTCCTATTGCAAAACTGGACGGTATCATTGGCCAAGAGTTTGAAGCATCATTTGAAGTAAAACTCCGTTTGCAAGAAAGGCTACGTGCATCTCGGTCCCCGCCCCTCTTTGAAAAG CTAAGAAGATCACTTACTTTTGGAGAACAAGAAACTTATGATAACTTTGCTGTTTTTGAGGATGAAAATGATGATAATGGAGGGGAAAATCACCCTCTCGATTTTGATCATTCAAACCTTGATCTGCCAAACATTATGTATGATATGGACACAGAAGCACCATTTCGCCATAGGAAG CAGAGTGATGATGCTTCGACTTGTGATCATGGTGAAGGCCTTACACAGGATGATCTAGATTCTCATGCAACCCTTGAAGATTTGTGTCGCTCACATCTG GATGCCCTTCTTGCTAGCATAGCTGAAACAGAGAAGCAGACAGATTTGGCAGCACGGGTTTCAACATGGAAACAAAGGATTGAACACACCCTGGAAGATCAA GATACACACCCTCCTTTTGACATACACTTATATGGTGAGAGAATCATGGACAAACTTTGCTTGGAAGTGGACAGTGGAGGAACCATGCCTTTTACAGATATTGTGATGGGCCAAACAAAGCATGATGTTGCAAGGACATTTTCTGCACTTCTGCAGCTG GTGAACAATGGGAGCGTTGATCTGCAAAGAGATCCAGGAAGCAATGAGTTTGTTTGTCACACAGCTGTGAATCCCTTCCACGTTAGACTTCTTTGTGATgacagaagaagaaaagaaatggagAACCGTTCGGCGAGGAAGAGAGTTAAGTCCCCTTTGAGGAAAAAGTGCATAAAATCAAATTCCTCCACCTCAGAGGCCACCTCACCTTTAAAATCATTGCATCAGAATGGCAGGTTCTCTCTTAAGCTTGGGAAGGGCAGTGTTATCAGGTGCACTCCtgaggggaagagaaggaggtcTTCTCGGTTTATAGATCAGTTGGATTTGCAATCTGCTGGTTGA
- the LOC103723320 gene encoding condensin-2 complex subunit H2 isoform X1, which translates to MDDREDLPGTSEAGGARFHVLQPNRDLQSNWEVDLAKNLEEYLLMICSGEIPSDQDHALHSVNFAEAALLLQGSVQVYSRKVEYLYSLVLHALEFLSLKRQYQQENASIHPDGESGAVINEGNEIFLGLDDVPVEAKNCLDGGLDKDDTSKHVPKPPANLLVLEGDCLDTSGDASELESYLLATCDCFSDFLLLDPCDAGAVYDFLKTNAAGKENIALHRGSSIRSKTRHNILTSPTGRFGATAHKSSIGKNQGVNLNPTMENNHAFEINNDNHRSGPHVDTDHPDDDMCHVEKPNLGFSDVMDDSDDNNDDPWKPLNPHEPGNLKVKPFRKIKGFGRQVVHNAKKNTSTSQFPIAKLDGIIGQEFEASFEVKLRLQERLRASRSPPLFEKLRRSLTFGEQETYDNFAVFEDENDDNGGENHPLDFDHSNLDLPNIMYDMDTEAPFRHRKVRQSDDASTCDHGEGLTQDDLDSHATLEDLCRSHLDALLASIAETEKQTDLAARVSTWKQRIEHTLEDQDTHPPFDIHLYGERIMDKLCLEVDSGGTMPFTDIVMGQTKHDVARTFSALLQLVNNGSVDLQRDPGSNEFVCHTAVNPFHVRLLCDDRRRKEMENRSARKRVKSPLRKKCIKSNSSTSEATSPLKSLHQNGRFSLKLGKGSVIRCTPEGKRRRSSRFIDQLDLQSAG; encoded by the exons ATGGACGATAGAGAGGATCTTCCGGGGACCAGCGAGGCTGGGGGAGCCAGATTCCACGTCCTCCAGCCCAACCGTGACCTGCAATCGAATTGGGAAGTCGATCTTGCCAAGAATCTTGAAGAGTACCTACTGATGATTTGCTCCGGCGAGATACCGTCCGACCAAGACCACGCGCTCCATTCTGTGAACTTTGCAGAAG CTGCGCTGCTGCTCCAAGGTTCAGTTCAGGTGTATAGCCGCAAAGTAGAGTATTTGTATTCACTGGTATTGCATGCGCTGGAGTTTCTTTCACTGAAGAG GCAATATCAACAAGAAAATGCTTCCATTCATCCTGATGGTGAATCTGGTGCAGTTATCAATGAAGGGAATGAGATATTTTTGGGGTTAGATGATGTGCCTG TTGAAGCAAAGAATTGTTTGGATGGTGGGCTTGATAAAGATGACACTTCAAAGCATGTTCCGAAGCCTCCTGCCAATTTGCTTGTACTAGAAGGAGATTGTTTAGATACCAGTGGTGATGCTAGTGAATTAGAATCATATCTG TTAGCAACCTGTGATTGTTTCAGCGATTTTCTTCTGTTGGACCCCTGCGATGCAGGAGCTGTTTATGATTTTTTAAAGACAAATGCTGCTGGTAAAGAAAACATTGCACTTCACAGAGGCAGCTCGATCAGGTCTAAAACTCGCCACAATATTTTAACTTCTCCAACAGGAAGATTTGGGGCAACTGCTCATAAATCAAGTATTGGGAAGAACCAAGGCGTCAATCTAAATCCAACTATGGAGAATAaccatgcatttgaaattaacaATGATAATCATCGGTCCGGACCTCATGTTGACACTGATCATCCCGATGATGATATGTGCCATGTAGAGAAACCAAATTTAGGATTTTCAGATGTTATGGATGATTCTGATGATAATAATGATGATCCATGGAAGCCTCTAAATCCTCATGAACCTGGGAACTTGAAAGTAAAACCATTCAGAAAAA TTAAGGGTTTTGGAAGGCAGGTGGTTCATAATGCCAAGAAAAACACTTCAACTTCTCAGTTTCCTATTGCAAAACTGGACGGTATCATTGGCCAAGAGTTTGAAGCATCATTTGAAGTAAAACTCCGTTTGCAAGAAAGGCTACGTGCATCTCGGTCCCCGCCCCTCTTTGAAAAG CTAAGAAGATCACTTACTTTTGGAGAACAAGAAACTTATGATAACTTTGCTGTTTTTGAGGATGAAAATGATGATAATGGAGGGGAAAATCACCCTCTCGATTTTGATCATTCAAACCTTGATCTGCCAAACATTATGTATGATATGGACACAGAAGCACCATTTCGCCATAGGAAGGTTCGT CAGAGTGATGATGCTTCGACTTGTGATCATGGTGAAGGCCTTACACAGGATGATCTAGATTCTCATGCAACCCTTGAAGATTTGTGTCGCTCACATCTG GATGCCCTTCTTGCTAGCATAGCTGAAACAGAGAAGCAGACAGATTTGGCAGCACGGGTTTCAACATGGAAACAAAGGATTGAACACACCCTGGAAGATCAA GATACACACCCTCCTTTTGACATACACTTATATGGTGAGAGAATCATGGACAAACTTTGCTTGGAAGTGGACAGTGGAGGAACCATGCCTTTTACAGATATTGTGATGGGCCAAACAAAGCATGATGTTGCAAGGACATTTTCTGCACTTCTGCAGCTG GTGAACAATGGGAGCGTTGATCTGCAAAGAGATCCAGGAAGCAATGAGTTTGTTTGTCACACAGCTGTGAATCCCTTCCACGTTAGACTTCTTTGTGATgacagaagaagaaaagaaatggagAACCGTTCGGCGAGGAAGAGAGTTAAGTCCCCTTTGAGGAAAAAGTGCATAAAATCAAATTCCTCCACCTCAGAGGCCACCTCACCTTTAAAATCATTGCATCAGAATGGCAGGTTCTCTCTTAAGCTTGGGAAGGGCAGTGTTATCAGGTGCACTCCtgaggggaagagaaggaggtcTTCTCGGTTTATAGATCAGTTGGATTTGCAATCTGCTGGTTGA
- the LOC103723320 gene encoding condensin-2 complex subunit H2 isoform X3, whose translation MDDREDLPGTSEAGGARFHVLQPNRDLQSNWEVDLAKNLEEYLLMICSGEIPSDQDHALHSVNFAEAALLLQGSVQVYSRKVEYLYSLVLHALEFLSLKRQYQQENASIHPDGESGAVINEGNEIFLGLDDVPVEAKNCLDGGLDKDDTSKHVPKPPANLLVLEGDCLDTSGDASELESYLLATCDCFSDFLLLDPCDAGAVYDFLKTNAAGKENIALHRGSSIRSKTRHNILTSPTGRFGATAHKSSIGKNQGVNLNPTMENNHAFEINNDNHRSGPHVDTDHPDDDMCHVEKPNLGFSDVMDDSDDNNDDPWKPLNPHEPGNLKVKPFRKIKGFGRQVVHNAKKNTSTSQFPIAKLDGIIGQEFEASFEVKLRLQERLRASRSPPLFEKLRRSLTFGEQETYDNFAVFEDENDDNGGENHPLDFDHSNLDLPNIMYDMDTEAPFRHRKSDDASTCDHGEGLTQDDLDSHATLEDLCRSHLDALLASIAETEKQTDLAARVSTWKQRIEHTLEDQDTHPPFDIHLYGERIMDKLCLEVDSGGTMPFTDIVMGQTKHDVARTFSALLQLVNNGSVDLQRDPGSNEFVCHTAVNPFHVRLLCDDRRRKEMENRSARKRVKSPLRKKCIKSNSSTSEATSPLKSLHQNGRFSLKLGKGSVIRCTPEGKRRRSSRFIDQLDLQSAG comes from the exons ATGGACGATAGAGAGGATCTTCCGGGGACCAGCGAGGCTGGGGGAGCCAGATTCCACGTCCTCCAGCCCAACCGTGACCTGCAATCGAATTGGGAAGTCGATCTTGCCAAGAATCTTGAAGAGTACCTACTGATGATTTGCTCCGGCGAGATACCGTCCGACCAAGACCACGCGCTCCATTCTGTGAACTTTGCAGAAG CTGCGCTGCTGCTCCAAGGTTCAGTTCAGGTGTATAGCCGCAAAGTAGAGTATTTGTATTCACTGGTATTGCATGCGCTGGAGTTTCTTTCACTGAAGAG GCAATATCAACAAGAAAATGCTTCCATTCATCCTGATGGTGAATCTGGTGCAGTTATCAATGAAGGGAATGAGATATTTTTGGGGTTAGATGATGTGCCTG TTGAAGCAAAGAATTGTTTGGATGGTGGGCTTGATAAAGATGACACTTCAAAGCATGTTCCGAAGCCTCCTGCCAATTTGCTTGTACTAGAAGGAGATTGTTTAGATACCAGTGGTGATGCTAGTGAATTAGAATCATATCTG TTAGCAACCTGTGATTGTTTCAGCGATTTTCTTCTGTTGGACCCCTGCGATGCAGGAGCTGTTTATGATTTTTTAAAGACAAATGCTGCTGGTAAAGAAAACATTGCACTTCACAGAGGCAGCTCGATCAGGTCTAAAACTCGCCACAATATTTTAACTTCTCCAACAGGAAGATTTGGGGCAACTGCTCATAAATCAAGTATTGGGAAGAACCAAGGCGTCAATCTAAATCCAACTATGGAGAATAaccatgcatttgaaattaacaATGATAATCATCGGTCCGGACCTCATGTTGACACTGATCATCCCGATGATGATATGTGCCATGTAGAGAAACCAAATTTAGGATTTTCAGATGTTATGGATGATTCTGATGATAATAATGATGATCCATGGAAGCCTCTAAATCCTCATGAACCTGGGAACTTGAAAGTAAAACCATTCAGAAAAA TTAAGGGTTTTGGAAGGCAGGTGGTTCATAATGCCAAGAAAAACACTTCAACTTCTCAGTTTCCTATTGCAAAACTGGACGGTATCATTGGCCAAGAGTTTGAAGCATCATTTGAAGTAAAACTCCGTTTGCAAGAAAGGCTACGTGCATCTCGGTCCCCGCCCCTCTTTGAAAAG CTAAGAAGATCACTTACTTTTGGAGAACAAGAAACTTATGATAACTTTGCTGTTTTTGAGGATGAAAATGATGATAATGGAGGGGAAAATCACCCTCTCGATTTTGATCATTCAAACCTTGATCTGCCAAACATTATGTATGATATGGACACAGAAGCACCATTTCGCCATAGGAAG AGTGATGATGCTTCGACTTGTGATCATGGTGAAGGCCTTACACAGGATGATCTAGATTCTCATGCAACCCTTGAAGATTTGTGTCGCTCACATCTG GATGCCCTTCTTGCTAGCATAGCTGAAACAGAGAAGCAGACAGATTTGGCAGCACGGGTTTCAACATGGAAACAAAGGATTGAACACACCCTGGAAGATCAA GATACACACCCTCCTTTTGACATACACTTATATGGTGAGAGAATCATGGACAAACTTTGCTTGGAAGTGGACAGTGGAGGAACCATGCCTTTTACAGATATTGTGATGGGCCAAACAAAGCATGATGTTGCAAGGACATTTTCTGCACTTCTGCAGCTG GTGAACAATGGGAGCGTTGATCTGCAAAGAGATCCAGGAAGCAATGAGTTTGTTTGTCACACAGCTGTGAATCCCTTCCACGTTAGACTTCTTTGTGATgacagaagaagaaaagaaatggagAACCGTTCGGCGAGGAAGAGAGTTAAGTCCCCTTTGAGGAAAAAGTGCATAAAATCAAATTCCTCCACCTCAGAGGCCACCTCACCTTTAAAATCATTGCATCAGAATGGCAGGTTCTCTCTTAAGCTTGGGAAGGGCAGTGTTATCAGGTGCACTCCtgaggggaagagaaggaggtcTTCTCGGTTTATAGATCAGTTGGATTTGCAATCTGCTGGTTGA
- the LOC103723321 gene encoding purple acid phosphatase 18-like has protein sequence MEFRVILVAILFFISSVATGIGAGIGEDYVRPKPRKALTFPWKRKQSSEPQQVHISLAGEKQIRISWITDDETSPSIVKYGTSPGEYTYSSEGESTSYNYLLYSSGEIHHVVIGPLKDDTVYYYQCGGRGPEFHLKTPPSQFPITFAVVGDLGQTGWTTSTLNHVAQCKYDVQLVPGDLSYADYQQHLWDSFGELVQPLASARPWMVTEGNHEKERILIFKPGFQAYNARWKMPYTESGSTSNLYYSFEVAGVHVIMLGSYTDYDKNSDQYAWLKADLAKVDREKTPWLLVLLHAPWYNSNWAHQGEGDGMRAAMERLLYAAGVDILVAGHVHAYERSERVYNGGLDPCGAVHITIGDGGNREGLAQRYIQPRPDWSVFREASFGHGELEIINKTHAFWSWHKNDDDEPVKSDQVWITSLVSSECFANRKPEFRKILMAP, from the exons atggaATTTCGAGTGATATTAGTGGCGATTCTGTTCTTCATCTCATCGGTAGCTACTGGAATTGGAGCTGGAATAGGGGAGGATTACGTCCGGCCCAAGCCCCGGAAAGCCCTAACTTTTCCATGGAAGCGGAAGCAGTCCTCGGAGCCCCAGCAA GTTCACATTTCTTTGGCCGGGGAAAAACAGATTAGAATATCATGGATCACTGATGATGAAACTTCTCCTTCTATTGTTAAATATGGAACTTCACCTGGAGAGTACACTTATTCCTCTGAAGGAGAAAGCACATCCTATAATTACTTATTGTATAGTTCAGGGGAAATACACCATGTTGTTATTGGACCTCTTAAAGATGACACAGTTTATTATTATCAGTGCGGGGGACGAGGACCAGAATTTCATCTTAAGACCCCTCCCTCTCAGTTTCCTATAACATTTGCTGTAGTTGGTGATCTTGGTCAGACAGGGTGGACAACATCAACTTTAAACCACGTAGCTCAGTGCAAGTATGATGTGCAACTTGTTCCAGGGGATCTCTCATATGCTGATTACCAGCAGCATCTATGGGATTCTTTTGGCGAACTGGTGCAGCCACTTGCTAGTGCTAGACCATGGATGGTAACAGAAGGAAACCATGAGAAGGAGAGAATATTAATCTTTAAACCTGGATTTCAAGCATACAATGCTCGGTGGAAGATGCCTTATACAGAAAGTGGATCTACATCAAACCTGTATTATTCTTTTGAAGTAGCAGGAGTCCATGTCATTATGCTCGGTTCTTATACAGATTATGATAAAAACTCAGATCAGTATGCTTGGCTTAAG GCTGATCTTGCTAAGGTGGACAGAGAAAAGACACCATGGCTGCTAGTGTTATTGCATGCACCATGGTATAACAGCAACTGGGCTCATCAAGGCGAAGGGGATGGCATGAGGGCTGCGATGGAACGCTTGCTTTATGCTGCCGGTGTTGATATTCTTGTTGCTGGACATGTGCATGCTTATGAACGTTCA GAACGTGTCTACAATGGTGGCTTGGACCCTTGTGGAGCTGTACATATAACTATTGGAGATGGAGGCAACAGGGAGGGTCTGGCTCAAAG ATATATTCAGCCAAGACCAGACTGGTCAGTTTTCCGTGAAGCAAGTTTTGGTCATGGTGAGCTGGAGATCATAAATAAGACTCATGCCTTTTGGAGTTGGCACAAGAATGACGATGATGAACCAGTAAAATCAGATCAAGTCTGGATCACCTCATTAGTGAGTTCTGAATGCTTTGCTAATAGGAAGCCAGAGTTCAGGAAGATTCTGATGGCTCCTTAA